In a single window of the Streptomyces brevispora genome:
- a CDS encoding non-ribosomal peptide synthetase: MTGFQLEDVLPLTPLQAGMHFHALYDSQAVDVYTAQVVLDLEGTVDVPALRAAIGSLLRRHANLRVGFLHEDLDEPVQAVAAEVPVPLEELDLTAAAATGTAEERLTAFLAADRTGRFDLTTPPLMRFTLVRTAPKRHRLVMTSHHILFDGWSMPLLVRELFALYTSGGDDSALPRVTPYRTYLGWLARQDRTAALDAWTTALAGIESPTLLAGPGGAGAQESAELPETLVLDLDPATTLRLRETARAHRLTLNTLVQGAWGLLLGHLTGRPDVVFGATVSGRPPEIPGIESMIGLFINTVPVRLRQEPGETLAGLLTRLQEEQGRLLGSQHLGLSEIRGVTELDELFDTLVVFENYPMDDEALRTAQRGLPGLAVTGFSGTDAAHYPLTLTIAPGDALRITFGYRSAVLNRDDVARTVARMRRLLTTMAQGLDRRADAVPVLLDGERETLLSLGDGAELTCPATDMSIPDAVAARADRHPDTVAVCGAGEQLTYRQLSDLSDGLAGALTGLGTGPEDGVGVLVGRSAATVTASLAALRAGAAYVPLDPRWPADRLRRVAEVAALRVLIVDGTTRTHPWVRRLGPDTAVLTVDAAGRVREGAPVPAGALPAVTGGDRLAYVMFTSGSTGLPKGVGVTHADVTALAAHRAWADGAADAVLLHSAYVFDASTFEIWAPLLNGGRVVVAPEGTLQPAVLRDLVTRHGLTAAFLTTALFNVLADTDAAALGLLRLVAAGGEAAAPGVLQRLAAAHPGTAVLHVYGPTETTTFATAHRVRHGAAPAGAAPVGRPLDGMRAYVLDGAMRPVPPGAEGELYVAGTGVARGYLGRPGLTATRFVADPFAGTGERMYRTGDLVRRDADGTLHYVARADQQIKLRGHRIEPAEIESVLRADPSVHAACVLVREDLPGDRTLTAYVVPAPGHAPDPGALAAHVGRRLPAYMVPAVVQPVDALPLTPNGKLDRAALPRPADPPAGRGRPPRSATEEILAGLFADVLGVARVGIDDDFFALGGHSLLATRLVGRIRTALDTETEIRTLFENPTVAALATALEAAGRPARPALVPQERPATLPLSYAQQRLWFFHRLDGPSPTYNIPFAVRLDGPLDTEALRRALHDVAGRHAALRTVFPEGVAGPHQHITAPQDFRLPFVTEPVDEDKLHHRIRAAAAEPVDIEHRPPLRATLLRVRDDAHVLVLVIHHIAADGSSLAPLAHDLGVAYRARARAEEPALGAPPVDYVDHTLWQRRLLGDEHDPESVVSRQLDHWKGALSGLPEMIELPWDRSRPAVPRHTGGTHGFAVDRTTSRRVAELARTSGCSVFMVLQAALSTVLSRHGGGDDIPLGTAVAGRTEEAASGLVGLFVNTLVLRTDLTGDPTFLELLQRVKEFDLSAYAHQDVPFERLVELLNPARAQGHHPLFQTMLVLQNHAPAAGIDLPGLSVSGVPVDAGISKFDLSFTFTETYDGSGALSGMSATVDYATELFDAATVRGLADRFALLLGAAAADPDRPLHTYDVLTAAEHTRLAAWSTGPAGPSAGQTVPALFEQWVSRTPDAPAVRDAGTTLTYGELDARAAALARRLAARGIGPEDRVAVALPRTHHLVVALLAVLRTGAAYVPIDPDYPARRLTYMLDDAGPRLLLTTPAIHRGLPSTEVPHLYADEPGDAPAAYDGAAPTPFLVPEHPAYVIYTSGSTGRPKGVVVTHRGVGAMVRTQSERLRVGPGSRVLHMASVSFDAAFWELCMGLLTGACLDIHAREALLPGPSLAALVQERGITHLTLPPAALAVMPPGSLPAGTTVVLAGEACPPALVHAWARDRYLVNAYGPTETTVCATMSGYQHADGPLAPDRTVPIGAPVDGTRVHVLDDRLAPVPPGVAGELYVSGAGVARGYHGRAALTASRFLADPFDRAGGRMYRTGDVVRWTADGELVYLSRVDDQVKLRGFRIELGEIEAVLASMPGVAAACAAVREDRPGDRRLVVYTVPADGAAGPDEAEVRAHLAASLPGHMVPAAHVGLQALPLTPNGKTDRRALPAPHRTGATDGRAPRTARERVLCEVFAETLDVPGVGVTDDFFTLGGHSLLAVTLARRIGERCGHRPSLRALLAEPTVEGIDRLLGSAAGEAGPRSTETSGFAAEVALADDITGRGRSRDTAPAHRRLRPSARPLLTGASGFLGAFLLRDLIEATGGPVDCLVRARDAHQAADRLRANLERYGLWRPWYANLIRPVPGDLAAPGLGLSPGDRTALARRLGPVLHNGARVNFAAAYGDLRAPNVAGTEELLRLLADSASPGMQYISTTGVYAHRPGPVAITESTPTGPASGLPDGYARSKWVAEGLVGLARERGLPVTVHRPGRISGDTATGACQDRDLLWQLVKGCLQAGAVPDLPYGSTDWVPVDYVSAAVVALCGSDPAGVRTYHFTNPDAPGLDRVFEAAARLGHKLRTVPAADWRARVAARPDNAAQLFLGDEVQTRHEATDLRRFDSRRTAEAAAAVGIRQQPLTDEILTRYLTYFHDTGFLPAPGAPATS; encoded by the coding sequence GTGACCGGCTTCCAGCTGGAGGACGTACTACCGCTGACGCCGCTTCAGGCAGGCATGCATTTCCACGCCCTGTACGACTCGCAGGCCGTGGACGTCTACACCGCGCAGGTCGTCCTCGACCTCGAAGGCACCGTCGATGTTCCCGCGCTGCGCGCGGCCATCGGCAGCCTGCTGCGCCGGCACGCCAACCTGCGCGTCGGCTTCCTCCACGAGGACCTGGACGAGCCCGTGCAGGCCGTCGCCGCCGAGGTCCCGGTACCGCTGGAGGAACTGGACCTGACCGCCGCGGCCGCCACCGGCACCGCTGAGGAGCGGCTGACCGCGTTCCTCGCCGCCGACCGCACCGGACGCTTCGACCTGACCACCCCGCCCCTGATGCGGTTCACCCTGGTGCGCACCGCGCCGAAGCGCCACCGTCTCGTCATGACGAGTCATCACATCCTGTTCGACGGATGGTCGATGCCCCTCCTCGTGCGGGAACTGTTCGCGCTCTACACGAGTGGGGGCGACGACAGCGCCCTGCCTCGCGTCACCCCCTACCGCACTTACCTGGGATGGCTCGCGCGGCAGGACCGCACCGCCGCGCTGGACGCCTGGACCACCGCTCTGGCCGGGATCGAGTCGCCGACCCTCCTCGCAGGGCCCGGCGGCGCGGGCGCGCAGGAATCCGCCGAACTGCCCGAAACGCTCGTCCTCGACCTGGACCCCGCCACGACGCTCCGGCTGCGCGAGACGGCCCGCGCCCACCGGCTCACCCTCAACACCCTGGTCCAGGGCGCCTGGGGCCTGCTGCTCGGGCACCTCACCGGACGCCCGGACGTCGTGTTCGGGGCCACCGTGTCCGGCCGCCCGCCGGAGATCCCCGGCATCGAGTCGATGATCGGGCTGTTCATCAACACCGTGCCGGTACGCCTCCGTCAGGAGCCCGGCGAAACCCTGGCCGGGCTGCTGACGCGGCTCCAGGAGGAGCAGGGGCGTCTCCTGGGCAGCCAGCACCTGGGCCTGAGCGAGATCCGGGGCGTCACAGAGCTGGACGAACTCTTCGACACCCTCGTCGTGTTCGAGAACTATCCGATGGACGACGAGGCCCTTCGCACCGCGCAGCGGGGGCTGCCGGGCCTGGCCGTCACCGGGTTCAGCGGCACGGACGCCGCCCACTACCCGCTCACCCTCACCATCGCGCCGGGCGACGCCCTGAGGATCACCTTCGGCTACCGCTCCGCCGTCCTGAACCGCGACGACGTGGCACGGACGGTCGCCCGTATGAGGCGCCTGCTGACGACGATGGCGCAGGGGCTCGACCGCCGCGCCGACGCCGTGCCCGTCCTCCTGGACGGCGAGCGGGAGACCCTGCTCTCACTGGGCGATGGCGCCGAACTGACCTGCCCGGCAACGGACATGAGCATCCCGGACGCGGTGGCCGCGCGGGCCGACCGGCACCCGGACACAGTGGCCGTCTGCGGCGCCGGCGAGCAGCTGACGTACCGGCAGCTGTCCGACCTCTCGGACGGTCTGGCCGGCGCCCTGACCGGGCTCGGGACCGGTCCCGAGGACGGCGTCGGGGTCCTCGTGGGCCGCTCGGCCGCCACGGTCACCGCCTCACTGGCCGCCCTGCGCGCGGGCGCCGCCTATGTGCCGCTCGACCCGCGCTGGCCGGCCGACCGGCTGCGCCGGGTGGCCGAGGTGGCAGCCCTGCGCGTCCTGATCGTCGACGGGACCACACGCACTCACCCCTGGGTGCGCCGGCTCGGCCCGGACACGGCCGTACTGACCGTCGACGCGGCAGGCCGCGTCCGGGAGGGGGCTCCGGTCCCCGCGGGCGCCCTCCCCGCCGTCACGGGCGGCGACCGGCTCGCCTACGTGATGTTCACCTCCGGCTCCACCGGCCTGCCCAAGGGCGTCGGCGTCACCCACGCCGACGTGACCGCCCTCGCAGCGCACCGGGCGTGGGCCGACGGCGCCGCCGACGCGGTCCTGCTGCACTCGGCGTACGTCTTCGACGCCTCCACCTTCGAGATCTGGGCTCCCCTCCTGAACGGCGGCCGCGTCGTCGTGGCGCCCGAGGGCACGCTCCAGCCCGCCGTGCTCAGGGACCTCGTCACCCGGCACGGGCTGACGGCGGCGTTCCTGACGACGGCCCTGTTCAACGTCCTCGCCGACACGGACGCGGCCGCCCTCGGCCTGTTGCGCCTGGTCGCCGCCGGAGGCGAGGCCGCCGCGCCCGGAGTCCTGCAACGCCTCGCCGCCGCCCACCCCGGCACCGCCGTCCTCCACGTCTACGGGCCCACCGAGACCACTACCTTCGCCACCGCCCACCGCGTCCGCCACGGCGCCGCCCCCGCCGGCGCCGCCCCCGTCGGACGGCCGCTGGACGGCATGCGCGCCTACGTCCTGGACGGGGCGATGCGGCCCGTGCCGCCCGGCGCCGAGGGCGAGCTGTACGTCGCGGGCACCGGGGTCGCACGCGGCTACCTGGGGCGGCCCGGCCTCACCGCCACCAGGTTCGTCGCCGACCCGTTCGCCGGGACCGGGGAGCGCATGTACCGCACCGGTGACCTGGTGCGCCGGGACGCCGACGGCACCCTGCACTACGTGGCACGCGCCGACCAGCAGATCAAGCTGCGCGGCCACCGCATCGAACCCGCGGAGATCGAGTCGGTGCTCCGCGCCGATCCGTCCGTGCACGCCGCCTGCGTCCTGGTCCGCGAGGATCTGCCCGGCGACCGCACCCTCACCGCCTACGTCGTCCCCGCCCCCGGCCACGCCCCGGACCCCGGTGCGCTCGCCGCGCACGTGGGACGCCGACTGCCCGCGTACATGGTGCCCGCGGTCGTCCAGCCGGTCGACGCGCTGCCGCTCACCCCCAACGGCAAGCTCGACCGGGCCGCCCTGCCCCGGCCCGCGGACCCGCCGGCCGGCCGGGGCCGGCCGCCGCGCAGCGCCACGGAGGAGATCCTCGCCGGGCTGTTCGCCGATGTGCTCGGCGTGGCGCGCGTCGGCATCGACGACGACTTCTTCGCCCTGGGCGGCCACTCCCTGCTCGCCACCCGCCTGGTGGGCCGGATACGCACCGCCCTGGACACCGAGACCGAGATCCGCACCCTCTTCGAGAACCCCACGGTCGCCGCCCTCGCCACCGCCCTGGAGGCGGCGGGCAGGCCCGCCCGCCCCGCTCTCGTCCCGCAGGAACGCCCCGCCACGCTGCCGCTGTCGTACGCCCAGCAGCGCCTGTGGTTCTTCCACCGGCTCGACGGCCCGTCCCCGACGTACAACATTCCCTTCGCCGTGCGCCTCGACGGACCGCTCGACACCGAGGCCCTGCGCCGGGCCCTGCACGACGTTGCCGGCCGGCACGCCGCTCTGCGCACCGTCTTCCCGGAGGGCGTCGCGGGACCGCACCAGCACATCACCGCCCCGCAGGACTTCCGCCTCCCGTTCGTCACGGAGCCGGTCGACGAGGACAAGCTCCACCACAGGATCAGAGCGGCAGCCGCCGAACCGGTCGACATCGAGCACCGCCCCCCGCTCCGGGCGACCCTGCTGCGGGTCCGCGACGACGCCCACGTCCTGGTGCTCGTGATCCACCACATCGCCGCCGACGGCTCGTCCCTCGCACCCCTCGCGCACGACCTGGGCGTCGCCTACCGGGCCCGTGCCCGCGCCGAGGAACCCGCACTGGGCGCACCGCCCGTCGACTACGTCGACCACACCCTCTGGCAGCGCCGCCTGCTCGGTGACGAGCACGACCCCGAGAGCGTCGTCTCCCGTCAGCTGGACCACTGGAAGGGTGCGTTGAGCGGCCTTCCGGAGATGATCGAGCTGCCGTGGGACCGCTCGCGCCCGGCCGTGCCCCGGCACACCGGAGGGACCCACGGGTTCGCCGTCGACCGCACCACCTCCCGGCGGGTCGCGGAGCTCGCCCGTACCAGCGGGTGCAGCGTCTTCATGGTGCTCCAGGCCGCCCTGTCGACGGTTCTGTCCCGGCACGGCGGCGGCGACGACATCCCGCTGGGCACGGCCGTCGCCGGCCGGACCGAAGAGGCCGCCTCCGGACTCGTCGGCCTCTTCGTCAACACCCTCGTACTGCGCACGGACCTGACAGGCGACCCGACCTTCCTCGAACTGCTCCAGCGGGTCAAGGAGTTCGACCTCTCGGCGTACGCGCACCAGGACGTCCCCTTCGAGCGGCTGGTGGAACTGCTCAACCCCGCGCGCGCCCAGGGCCACCACCCGCTGTTCCAGACCATGCTGGTCCTCCAGAACCACGCCCCGGCCGCCGGCATCGACCTGCCGGGCCTGAGCGTCAGCGGCGTACCGGTCGACGCGGGGATCAGCAAGTTCGACCTCTCGTTCACCTTCACCGAGACGTACGACGGGAGCGGCGCCCTCAGCGGCATGAGCGCCACCGTCGACTACGCGACGGAACTCTTCGACGCGGCGACCGTCCGCGGCCTCGCCGACCGGTTCGCCCTGCTGCTCGGCGCCGCCGCCGCCGACCCCGACCGCCCGCTGCACACCTACGACGTGCTCACGGCCGCCGAGCACACCCGCCTCGCCGCATGGAGCACCGGACCCGCCGGGCCTTCGGCAGGGCAGACGGTCCCCGCGCTCTTCGAACAGTGGGTCAGCCGTACCCCCGACGCCCCCGCCGTCCGCGACGCCGGCACCACCCTCACCTACGGCGAACTCGACGCCCGCGCGGCCGCCCTCGCCCGCCGGCTCGCCGCACGGGGCATCGGACCCGAGGACCGGGTCGCCGTCGCCCTGCCCCGCACCCACCACCTCGTCGTGGCCCTGCTCGCCGTCCTCAGGACCGGGGCCGCCTACGTGCCGATCGACCCCGACTACCCGGCCCGGCGCCTGACCTACATGCTCGACGACGCCGGCCCGCGCCTGCTCCTCACCACCCCCGCCATTCACCGGGGCCTGCCCAGCACCGAGGTGCCGCACCTGTACGCCGACGAACCCGGTGACGCGCCGGCCGCGTACGACGGTGCCGCCCCCACCCCGTTCCTCGTCCCGGAGCATCCCGCCTACGTCATCTACACATCGGGCTCCACCGGCCGCCCCAAGGGCGTCGTCGTCACCCACCGGGGCGTCGGCGCCATGGTCCGGACCCAGAGCGAGCGGCTGCGCGTCGGCCCCGGCAGCCGGGTGCTGCACATGGCCTCCGTCAGCTTCGACGCCGCGTTCTGGGAACTGTGCATGGGGCTGCTCACCGGGGCCTGCCTGGACATCCACGCACGCGAAGCGCTGCTGCCCGGCCCCTCCCTCGCCGCCCTGGTCCAGGAGCGGGGCATCACCCACCTCACCCTGCCGCCTGCAGCCCTCGCGGTGATGCCGCCCGGCTCGCTGCCCGCCGGAACCACGGTGGTCCTCGCCGGGGAGGCGTGCCCGCCCGCCCTGGTGCACGCCTGGGCACGGGACCGGTACCTCGTCAACGCCTACGGCCCGACGGAGACGACCGTCTGCGCCACCATGAGCGGTTACCAGCACGCGGACGGCCCGCTGGCCCCCGATCGCACGGTGCCCATCGGCGCCCCCGTGGACGGCACCCGCGTCCACGTCCTGGACGACCGGCTGGCACCCGTACCGCCGGGTGTGGCGGGTGAGCTGTACGTGTCCGGTGCGGGAGTCGCCCGCGGGTACCACGGCCGGGCCGCGCTCACCGCGTCCCGGTTCCTGGCCGACCCGTTCGACCGCGCGGGCGGCCGCATGTACCGCACCGGCGACGTGGTGCGCTGGACGGCCGACGGCGAACTCGTCTACCTCTCCCGCGTCGACGACCAGGTCAAACTGCGCGGCTTCCGTATCGAACTCGGCGAGATCGAGGCGGTGCTCGCCTCGATGCCCGGCGTGGCCGCGGCCTGCGCCGCCGTCCGCGAGGACCGGCCCGGCGACCGGCGCCTCGTCGTGTACACCGTGCCCGCGGACGGTGCGGCCGGCCCGGACGAGGCCGAGGTGCGCGCCCACCTCGCCGCGAGCCTGCCCGGCCACATGGTCCCCGCCGCCCACGTCGGTCTCCAGGCCCTGCCCCTCACCCCCAACGGCAAGACCGACCGGCGCGCTCTGCCCGCGCCCCACCGCACCGGAGCGACGGACGGCCGCGCACCGCGCACCGCGCGCGAACGCGTCCTGTGCGAGGTGTTCGCGGAGACGCTCGACGTGCCCGGCGTGGGAGTCACGGACGACTTCTTCACCCTGGGCGGCCACTCGCTGCTCGCCGTGACCCTGGCCCGGCGGATCGGGGAACGGTGCGGCCACCGCCCCTCCCTGCGGGCCCTGCTCGCGGAGCCGACCGTCGAGGGCATCGACCGGCTGCTGGGGAGCGCGGCGGGGGAGGCCGGCCCGCGGAGCACCGAGACATCCGGCTTCGCCGCCGAGGTCGCACTGGCCGACGACATCACGGGCAGGGGGAGGAGCCGGGACACGGCCCCCGCGCACAGGCGCCTCCGCCCGTCCGCACGGCCCCTCCTGACCGGCGCGTCCGGCTTCCTCGGCGCCTTCCTCCTGCGCGACCTCATCGAGGCGACGGGGGGCCCCGTCGACTGCCTGGTACGGGCGCGTGACGCCCACCAGGCGGCGGACCGGCTGCGGGCCAACCTGGAGCGGTACGGCCTGTGGCGCCCCTGGTACGCGAACCTGATCCGTCCCGTCCCCGGCGACCTCGCCGCCCCCGGCCTCGGTCTGTCCCCGGGCGACCGCACCGCCCTGGCCCGGCGCCTGGGCCCGGTCCTGCACAACGGTGCACGCGTGAACTTCGCCGCCGCCTACGGCGACCTGCGCGCCCCCAACGTGGCCGGCACCGAGGAACTGCTGCGCCTGCTCGCCGATTCGGCCTCACCGGGGATGCAGTACATCTCGACCACCGGTGTCTATGCCCACCGGCCCGGCCCCGTCGCCATCACGGAGTCGACCCCGACGGGCCCGGCATCCGGCCTGCCCGACGGGTACGCGCGGAGCAAGTGGGTCGCCGAGGGGCTCGTCGGCCTCGCGCGTGAACGCGGCCTGCCGGTGACCGTCCACCGGCCCGGCCGCATCAGTGGCGACACCGCCACCGGCGCCTGCCAGGACCGCGATCTGCTGTGGCAGCTCGTCAAGGGCTGCCTCCAGGCGGGGGCGGTGCCGGACCTGCCCTACGGGTCGACCGACTGGGTGCCCGTCGACTACGTCAGCGCCGCGGTCGTGGCGCTCTGCGGATCGGACCCGGCGGGCGTGCGGACGTACCACTTCACCAATCCGGACGCGCCGGGCCTGGACCGCGTCTTCGAAGCGGCCGCCCGCCTGGGGCACAAGCTGCGAACCGTTCCGGCGGCGGACTGGCGGGCCCGTGTGGCAGCCCGGCCCGACAACGCGGCGCAGCTGTTCCTCGGTGACGAGGTGCAGACCCGGCACGAGGCGACGGACCTGCGCCGCTTCGACTCCCGCCGGACGGCCGAGGCGGCGGCGGCCGTGGGAATCCGCCAACAGCCCCTGACCGACGAGATCCTGACCCGCTACCTGACGTACTTCCACGACACGGGCTTCTTGCCCGCTCCGGGGGCACCGGCCACGTCGTAG